The Gossypium hirsutum isolate 1008001.06 chromosome D07, Gossypium_hirsutum_v2.1, whole genome shotgun sequence genome includes the window ATAACCCGAAAGCGAGATCTTTCTATTTTCTCTACAGGGAGTGTACATGATTCCAATACCAAACATTCAACACCAAATATGAGTCAAGAAAAATATCTAACGAAGgcaaatgagataaaataagaaaCAAGTTAGCCaccaaaaaaaatatgtaaaaaagaaaaaacaaatccAGGTTCACATGCTACCAGCTCTTCCAGGAGTGGTTTTTGTTGATTTAATTTTAGCCATGTCAACAAGGTCCCCAAACAGCTTATCCTCAGGTTTTGAAGGCTTACTAGGCGGAACATAAGATGAAGTGGAAACCTGGTAGGAAGAGTTTCTCAGGGCATTGTCATCTCGGATGGATAGCCCATACATTTGCTGATTGAGATACTGTTGCTGACCATACCCATATGCTCCCATTTGGTTGCCATACACTTGCTGAGGATACATCGAACCCATCTGGCCAGCTGGCATTTGCTGAGGATACATTGAACCCATCTGGGCCCCCGGCACTTGCTGAGGATACATTGAACCCATCTGGCCCGTTGGCATTTGCTGAGGATACATGGAACTCATCTGGCCCACAGGCATTTGCTGTGGAAGCATGCCTGTATACTGTGGTGCTCCCTGGATTGGCTGTGGATGATAACCAGCAAACTGGTTTCCCAGAGCCACATGATTATTAGTCGTTGGTAAATGACCAGTTGTGGTTGGCTGAATGTACACACCCGCCATTTGATCACTTCCCACATACTGGGGATGCTGAGCACCTGCAACTGGGCTGGAGTCTGCTGCCTGTGCTTCCCAGGGTGGTGGTGGTAGTGAGCCACTGCTCTCAGCACCTTCTCCACATGCAAAAGGAAAGGTTCATTAATTATAAATGTAGTGGAAGCAAGAATACATATTCAGCCTGCCAAAGAAGCCTAGAATGTCACTACATAAATTTCTTGAGAGGAAGACCatgattatttattattaatttcctAGAATGGCACGTGGCATGCTGTGCTTACAACATGCCTATCCCTTGCCAAAAGTAAAATGATCTACTTGTGCATCAGATATCTATTGTAATCAGAATCGAACCATTGACAGGTGAGGGCGGCTGTTGCTGCTGAACCAGCTGACCATTCCAGGCAGGAACGGTGCCTTGAGCATATGGCTGCTCATATTGAGGAGGTGCTCCCATGTTTGGTGCAGTTCCATTTGCATGAAAATTGTGCTGCTGCTGGTGCTGCTGCTGAATTTGAGGAGTCAAAGGGTTGGTTTGTCCAGCCAAACCTGAAGACTGGGTGTTGACAGAATTGGAGGTGTTGCTACCATCAGAGAACATATCAAAGAGAACGAGGGCATTCTGCTGTGATGCAGTAGGTGCTTGTTGTGGTTCTCCCAAAGAAACAAGGGCCAGTGAATTATCTGCCTTAGGTGAATTGAAGTCATCACCACTAAGCAAGTCCATTTTGGGATTGGCAGCTGGTGGAGGAGTTGAACCATTAGTTGCAGGAGGAGCAGGAAGCAGTAACTGATTAAATGGTGAACTTGTAACAGTGCTTGAAGTGGATCTGTGAAAAAACCCCGTTAGTTAAAGCTCAAGCTACTGGAAATATAAGATGAAGGGTTTTAGATaacccaaaattaaataaatttaaatgttaatCCTAGCAACATAACATTTTATAAGCAACTCAGCCACTCCTTATAGAGGTAAATTCGCTACTAATCACTAGATCTAAAATGTTCAAGAGACTGCCACTTCAACATAACCATGCATTAGCAATAAGCAATTTGTTTCAAAAAACCCAGGAACCAAATTTTACCAAGGATTCAATGAACCAAATAGATgaaagaaacttgtaattaagTTCCAAGATGCCGAGAAGTGTATGGCTACCACCAGTAATGCTTAGGAAAAGAAGTATAATGCAGCATATATAACAAAGAGAACTTGCAATTCTAAGCATATTCCTACGTAGTtgtaataaaaagattaaaatacaaAACACCAATAATTTTAATCACAAGATCCCTGCATATGCAATCCAGTTCAAAGAAGCCTAATTACCTCCCCTCAGACTGCTTGCTACTGTCTCCAGTATCAATTAGTGGACTATCGACATTCACAAGTTCTTTTGCAGGTTCAGGCTTAGGTTTGTTTGCTTGAGAAGGAGTTCCTGAAGCTATTGCTTCATGCCTTGTTAGCACGCGTTGCAAATCATCATTCAATGCTAAACCTTGACATAAAAGTGACTCATCCCTGCAAGAGATAGATAACCAAAGGTGATACGTGTCTTAAATGTTAGAAGTATTTCACACAATTTCTTGTAACAATCCATAGAGGTTGTAAGCTAACATGCCATAATAAGTGAAATATCACACAAATTTATATAAATGCAAAAAGGATATTCATTGGCATAGGTTAGGGGAAAAAATTGATACATAAATTAATTCCTTCACAGGTTGCTCCAGCTCCTAGTCACCATAGCAACaagatttaattgaataaataatgatGTCCCTTTGATCTCAACTCAGGACACCACTCCTCTTCTCGGTAAGTATTTTTAACAAGTGATACTAGCAAAATCACCTTAAGGACcgtgaaataaaaagagaatgaCATGCAGAAAAGCATGACACATTCATGAAAACAGATGATAGCATCAAGTCATCAACTTATAGAGAGTATGAAGTGCCCAGGAAAGTTGTAGTAAAAGATTGTTTCCTTACGATGTTGAATTAACAAGGTGTACAACTCTTTGTTTGTAAGTACGGCACTGCTCCACCAAATCAACAATCACCTCTTGCCTAAGTCCCTGAAACGGTAGATGAAAGACCAGTAAATATGCAAGTAGAAACTGAACATAAAGAAACCACAACTTGCATTATATCTTTAGTAGGGGATTTAGCAGCGTGAAACTTCATAAACTTTCGAAAAGACTTTTCATTTTGAGAGCTGGAAAAACACAAGTTTACACAAAAAAAACGGGTTCACCATCCAATGAATTTGAGCATTGCCAACCAGATTTTTTCGCAAACGCCAGTTATATTAAGACTTTAGAAACTGAACATAAAGAAACCACAACTTGCATTATATCTTTAGTAGAGGATTTAGCAGCGTGAAACTTCATAAACTTTCGAAAAGACTTTTCATTATGAGAGCTGGAAAAACATAAGTTTACACAAAAAAACTGGTTCACCATCCAATGAATTTGAGCATTGCCAACCAGATTTTTTCGCAAATGCCAGTTATATTAAGACTTTAGAAACTGAACATAAAGAAACCACAACTTGCATTATATCTTTAGTAGAGGATTTAGCAGCGTGAAACTTCATAAACTTTCGAAAAGAATTTTCATTATGAGAGCTGGAAAAACATAAGTTTACACAAAAAAACTGGTTCACCATCCAATGAATTTGAGCATTCCCAACCAGATTTTTTTGCAAACGCCAGTTATATTAAGACTTAGGTAGTCACATTAAATCCAATTAATGACTAGCCACTTAGAAACTACATTACCATGCACTTGCCAGAACACAATTAATTTAGCTAGTAAACAAAATGTTTTCATTCCTATACATATCAAAATGCAAACAAATACCTCCTTGTTTCCGGGATCTATTGCATTTAGCATTTCTGAAAGGACATCCATAATACCACGCGCGTTCTGAATTTCTGTCAAACTGATAAATGAGACTTCTGTTAAAAAACAATATGTATAGCAATGTAATTTCGCCATCAATAATATTATAGAACAAGCCATTTACATTGCTTCAACTATTACAACTACTCTATTTCTAGGAGACAAGGATAATCATCGGTGTGACAACACCAGTCATGGTTACCAGCTAAGGACAGGGAACGCTGATGTGCTGACTAAAACTGAAGTTAAAAACAAATAGGAAGTTTTTCACCCAACAACTCACATTGATCTCTCTAAAAAATACATTAAGGAGTGAACAAAGAGTTTGTTTTGACAATTACTCTTATTTTAATACAGAGAAAATACTAAATAGTTTATACACACAAACAGAATGAAATATTATCCTTCTGAAGCAACTGAAGCTCACTGTGAAGCCCatatcaaaaaatatttcaataagCTCTGTGATTTTTTATTAGACAATCATTAAAAGAACTTATTGAGGGCAGCAGCCTTCTGCATAACCATATTACTGCAGCACAACTTCTACAAAGACATTATTCAGAAAGTTCTGAAAAAACAGACATAGGCCATCATGAAATTGAATGGGAACAatggaaaacattaaaaaaacaacCATGCTTTTACGACTCAAACAACTAAGGAACAAAAATAATACCTCAGGGTTGGAAACTCTGACTCCGCAGAAGACTCAGCTGTGTCTTGCCGATCAGAACTGCGAATATTTGGAGGATAAGAAGACAAAGGTTGTGTTTGAGGAGGAGTAAGTACGGGTGCAGACCTCTCAGATCTTGGTGGGAATACTGCACCAAGACGCTGAACAACAAACCAATTTGCCTCAGAGAGGAAAAAGGAAAGGGGAAAAGGGAAAAGGCCACACTATATGGAAGGATAGCATATGAAGAATACAAATTAAGAGTCATGAATGAAGGATAGCATATGAAGACTTGGATCCCAAGAAATACAAAACATGTCTCGTACAATTTGAGATGAGTCCTTAGCAGACATACCAACAACTCTTGGTAGGCAACATAATATTGTGGATATCTTGCCCTCGCACCTCCAAAAGCTTCTTGCCAAGTGTCAATCAGAGTCAATATCTTCTCTTTAACATTAAAGTCGGGCTACAATTGagcagtacaaaaattgagaagaaGTTTTTACTAGAAAAAAATAACTACAAAATGGGACTCCCTACCTTTTTCTTGACTATTCTAACCATCTCATGAAGAACATCCCTCTCTGCAACGTGCATGTGGACAATGTCCCCACAGTTTTTTATGATAGTTTCTAGCAGCTAGAACATAGGAAGTAAACCAAATTTAAACAAGCTTAGTTCAATGTAAGCAACAGGTAATAAAACAGGCAACAAAAGTAATCATTATATCCAGGGATTAGTAGAAACCAACGTAAAGTTACTGGCGGCTTACAGTTAGTGCAAGAAGTTGAACTTTAGGATTTTTACTTCCAAGCTTCTTCTTTATGCCTTTCACAACATCTTTTGCTTGCCTGATAATAACCATAACATTTCACTACTAGATTTAAGAAAGCAAAAATTATTCAAAGTTAAAAGATATAAATCCAGTCAGCTTCTGGAGTTAACCAGAAAAGTAGAAAACTAAACCTTcagtcctttctttctttcttttttttttgttcataccTTCAGTCCTTTCTACTTTCTATAGATCACAAGAACTAAAATGCAACCGGCAAAAGTgaccaaaaataatcaacaaaAAACAACAGTATTAAACTTAATTACCATGAAGCTGCTCATGTAAAGCTAACAAAAATCCAGCTCATATTTgagaaaaataaacttaatattagCAAGATAAAGCCATACAGTTATCTTTCACTTTGAGAAAAGTAGTTGACTCTCTATAACCAGTCGAagttttttatatgaaattaaatcctctATCAATCAACAAAAGCCACATTTAAAAGCCGTATAACCAAATACATCCATGATTGAAATTACAtgttgaacaaagaaagaaaaagcaaaGCAAAATGATCGATCTAATAAATTTCCTGAACCAAATCTCGCCCATTAAACTTGCGTgctataaaaggaaaaaaataatatttaacttctctcaaatttacaaataatagaaaaacaagaggagaaaatttcaaaaaaagaagaagtaaaaGCAAGTCCAACACCGAAACAAGAAAGAAGACTAGATTCACAATCttcatattcattttttataatcaaattgaACACAATCATCAATAGAATCATAAGAGCAATAACAACTTCTTAGAAGAGAGGAGAAATTGGAATCCAGAGCGACGAATACCCAGGGTCGTGATTAAGCATATCGCAGATCTCGATATTCCTAGCCCAATCAGGCCCGATCAGCAACTCACTCGTAGCTCTCTCTACCATAGAGTTCACCATCTTCGCTGACGAAAATAAAGGATTCGCACACaccaaaaaagtaaaaagaagaacaaaaaaccAATCAGATTCCGATCACCGCCCGGCGCGATCGCGACGAACGGCAGAATATTCCGGAGACTCCTCCGGCACACCCAATCTAACTTTTTATCAAGTAAACCAAACAGTCCAAAATCTtcagctctctctctctctctcccttttcttcctcgcTTCTCTCGCCTTTTGTTTCTGAGATTAAATCGAATAGTCTCTTCTTTTTCcgttgagaaaaaataaataaataatatatatatatgtatatatatatattttcctttcgcttcactgcctttttcttttattaacttctttttttcaattatttgggaggtgatataaaaaaataaaagaccaAGCAAAATCAACCACGTGTCAGTCGATGGTTTCGCTGACCAGTTATATCAAAGGGTTGCTATCGTTTTATTACTGGATTTGGTGCTTCGTGAGATGGCCTAAGCACGTGTCGTTATTGATGTATCTCAGTttggttttggaaaaaaaaaaaaagcagtcCTTACAATTTTTTCCTTTGGAATTTCGCAATTTTTTTCAACTTAATCTTTGAATTCAGATTGTGTTAAGGTATAATCGTGTAACAATTTGATATTGTATTATATAATTacctataaatttttaaaaatttttaaaaatattataattttatttatggtTTCTTTTTTTACTTCTAGATTTTATAGttaaaggatcaaattgaaaaaagttATTAAGTTTCTTGGGTAGTGTTTGAAAAGTCATCTTTAGGcgtaattatttgtaattacacAAAGATGACATATTTGAGTAACCATTATAATTAGTGAATCAcaatgaattggtgtaattagaTTATCTCAAAAACATTTTTCAATTATGCGAGAGGGTAAAAACTTGAGTAATTTGACTggatttatttaatataataaggAAAACATAAGAAAATTGGGTTGAAGGCCATTACAATAAAAGACTTGAAACAGAAAGCAAATCGGGCCTAACTAGCCCACCTCGTTTAAATTAaactagatttaaaaaaataaaactaatccTATCCTATACCAATCAAATCTAAATAGCTGGATACTACTGATCTCGTCTTTTCAATTCAACCGTCCAGCCATAATGATAGCAGGTTTCCAATTTAATACGTTGTCTCTGCTACCTTTTATTGCAGAAAACTCTTCACTTTCTTCAATCCGGAGGTTTTGGCTAGAGGTTTCCTAACGCATTCCGAACCATTTCTGGGGCTCCCTTCTCCAGGTAAAAACTTTCTCTTCTTGTAAGAGCCTTCGTTGCTATAGTATGAGCGTAGATATTTTTTGCTTTTGGGACGAAAGTAAACTCAATCTCCTAGAATCTGTTTATTTGGTTTTGAATATCTCTGATTATTGCTCCAATGACCGATTTATCCGTATTAGAGCTTTGACATTTCTTGATGACAGTTTTCGAGTCTCCCATAACTTCTATTTTGTTGACTCCCAATCTAATCCTTAGTTTTATTGCCTGTAATCCTGCATATGCCTCTGTTGTGAATGGATTTGCAATGTTGGAGTGAATAACTGCTTGTGTTGCAAGAATTTCCCCTTCCTCGTTCCATACTATTATGGTTtatagtatgatagaaatatcgtatgaaaatttcgttaagataTTTTATCGtttacatgtctaatttgatgaaaatgaccaaattgcataaagtgcaaaagttgaattctaatagctaaaggtaccaaatagctatggaatttaaaattggaggtccttatatggcaaatagaccatttagtGTAGTTAGTAGATAagaatgattattcatcattggaatttagtaaattagtaaggttaattttggaaagtaaatgataaaatgatgataagtgaattaaataattaaattattatcattttcatcacctttcctaaaataaaaacatggaaaccctagccatggaagcttgaagatAGACAAGCTTATTTCGCTTAATTAGGTGAGTA containing:
- the LOC107955979 gene encoding TOM1-like protein 9 isoform X1 produces the protein MVNSMVERATSELLIGPDWARNIEICDMLNHDPGQAKDVVKGIKKKLGSKNPKVQLLALTLLETIIKNCGDIVHMHVAERDVLHEMVRIVKKKPDFNVKEKILTLIDTWQEAFGGARARYPQYYVAYQELLRLGAVFPPRSERSAPVLTPPQTQPLSSYPPNIRSSDRQDTAESSAESEFPTLSLTEIQNARGIMDVLSEMLNAIDPGNKEGLRQEVIVDLVEQCRTYKQRVVHLVNSTSDESLLCQGLALNDDLQRVLTRHEAIASGTPSQANKPKPEPAKELVNVDSPLIDTGDSSKQSEGRSTSSTVTSSPFNQLLLPAPPATNGSTPPPAANPKMDLLSGDDFNSPKADNSLALVSLGEPQQAPTASQQNALVLFDMFSDGSNTSNSVNTQSSGLAGQTNPLTPQIQQQHQQQHNFHANGTAPNMGAPPQYEQPYAQGTVPAWNGQLVQQQQPPSPVNGAESSGSLPPPPWEAQAADSSPVAGAQHPQYVGSDQMAGVYIQPTTTGHLPTTNNHVALGNQFAGYHPQPIQGAPQYTGMLPQQMPVGQMSSMYPQQMPTGQMGSMYPQQVPGAQMGSMYPQQMPAGQMGSMYPQQVYGNQMGAYGYGQQQYLNQQMYGLSIRDDNALRNSSYQVSTSSYVPPSKPSKPEDKLFGDLVDMAKIKSTKTTPGRAGSM
- the LOC107955979 gene encoding TOM1-like protein 9 isoform X2, coding for MHVAERDVLHEMVRIVKKKPDFNVKEKILTLIDTWQEAFGGARARYPQYYVAYQELLRLGAVFPPRSERSAPVLTPPQTQPLSSYPPNIRSSDRQDTAESSAESEFPTLSLTEIQNARGIMDVLSEMLNAIDPGNKEGLRQEVIVDLVEQCRTYKQRVVHLVNSTSDESLLCQGLALNDDLQRVLTRHEAIASGTPSQANKPKPEPAKELVNVDSPLIDTGDSSKQSEGRSTSSTVTSSPFNQLLLPAPPATNGSTPPPAANPKMDLLSGDDFNSPKADNSLALVSLGEPQQAPTASQQNALVLFDMFSDGSNTSNSVNTQSSGLAGQTNPLTPQIQQQHQQQHNFHANGTAPNMGAPPQYEQPYAQGTVPAWNGQLVQQQQPPSPVNGAESSGSLPPPPWEAQAADSSPVAGAQHPQYVGSDQMAGVYIQPTTTGHLPTTNNHVALGNQFAGYHPQPIQGAPQYTGMLPQQMPVGQMSSMYPQQMPTGQMGSMYPQQVPGAQMGSMYPQQMPAGQMGSMYPQQVYGNQMGAYGYGQQQYLNQQMYGLSIRDDNALRNSSYQVSTSSYVPPSKPSKPEDKLFGDLVDMAKIKSTKTTPGRAGSM